GCGATCAGGCGGTCGCGGATACGCGCGGCCATCTCGGCCACTGTGATCAGCTTAGGCGCCTGCAGCGGCTGCTCGGCCGGCTCGAGTGGCAGCAGCAGCTGCATGCGCCGCTCAACGGCGGCGATCATCTCGGCCAGCGTGACATCGAGCCGGTCGGGGGGTGGCAGCGCCGGCAGTGCCGGCGCTGCCACGCGCACATACGAGCGCCGGCCGCTGGCTTCCCAGGTGCGCAGCAGCGCGGCAGCTTGCTTGTAGCGCTGATACTCGCGCAGCTGGCGGGCCAGATCGGCCGCCTCGTCGGGTGGGTCGTCGGGGCCGGGGGCTGCCGGTGGGCGCGGCAGCAGCGCGCGCGACTTGATCAGTAGCAGGCGCGCGGCCATCACCAGGAACGACGAGAGCGCGCCGGGGTCGGGCGCCTCAAGCGCGCGCACATGCGCCAGGTACTGGTCGGCCACCTGTGCCAGCGCCACTGCGGTGATGTCGAGCTCTTCGCGCTCGATCAGCTTGAGCAGTAGGTCGAGCGGGCCTTCGAACACCGGCAGTTGGAATGTGTAGTCTAGGGGTTCGTGTAGCATAGTGGCGGCTATTGTAGATGCGCTGCCGGGCAGCGTCAAGCATGGGGCGTATGGCTCAGTGCTGCCGATCGGCCTGGCCCAGCGCCAGCGTGTAGGGCGTACTCCGGCGTGCGGCGTAGTCGCGCAGGATGGCGACCAGCGCGGGCGGGCTGCCGGCAGCTGCTGCCATGGCTGCGCTCCGATCGTCGTGCCGGGCGTGTACCGCGAACGGGCGGAGCGGCCCGCGGCCATAGCGCGCCGCCAGGTGATACAGGCCGGGCAGCAGCCGCTTGAGTAGCACGAATACGCCATAATAGATCAGCGCGATCGGCCGGCCATCATCATCGACCTTGCCGCAATCGTGCAGCAGCGCGGCCCGCAGCAGCAGCGGGTCGGCGTAGCCGGCCGTGCGCAGCGCCGTGCAGACATCGAGGCAGTGGCGCTGATCGTAGCGTGGCATGCGCTCAAACAGCCGCAGCTCGGCCGGGCTGAGCAGTGCGGCCACCTGGGCGCGCTCAGCCGGCGCCACGCGCGCCAGCAGCGCGCTGCCAAATTGCCTGAGGCGATACGTAACCGCCATAGCGGCTCCTCTCGGTGGGGTGCCGTTCGATTAACTACGCAGCGCACGAAGGCAGCAGAAAGCCGAACATGCACCCTGTGCGTCTGGGGTCTTTGTGGCAACCCCGCGGCCTAGCTGCACTGGAGTCGTACGAAAACAAAGCCGAGAGCCACCTGGTAGCTCTCGGCTCAGGGCACAGCGCGCGTGACGGCTTAGTCGAGGTAGCCGCGCAGCTTTTTGCCCAGGTGCGGGTGGCGCAGCTTACGCAAGGCCACCGCCTCGA
The sequence above is drawn from the Candidatus Kouleothrix ribensis genome and encodes:
- a CDS encoding segregation/condensation protein A is translated as MLHEPLDYTFQLPVFEGPLDLLLKLIEREELDITAVALAQVADQYLAHVRALEAPDPGALSSFLVMAARLLLIKSRALLPRPPAAPGPDDPPDEAADLARQLREYQRYKQAAALLRTWEASGRRSYVRVAAPALPALPPPDRLDVTLAEMIAAVERRMQLLLPLEPAEQPLQAPKLITVAEMAARIRDRLIAQEWLSFEDLLSLAARRVEVIVALWSVLELLKRRAIVVEQATIFGPIMIGRGHNLGDTNLHELEIDDAHRASE